A genomic window from Streptomyces broussonetiae includes:
- the pknB gene encoding Stk1 family PASTA domain-containing Ser/Thr kinase, whose product MDTTLQDPLVGQVLDGRYRVDGRIAVGGMATVYRALDIRLDRVLALKVMHPTLAADGTFVERFIREAKSVARLAHPNVVQVFDQGTDGSYVYLAMEYVAGCTLRDVLRERGALQPRAALDILEPVLAALGAAHRAGFVHRDMKPENVLIGDDGRVKVADFGLVRSVDTVTSTTGAVLGTVSYLAPEQIEQGTADPRVDVYACGVVLYEMLTGGKPHSGDSPAQVLYKHIHEDVPPPSALVPGLPYALDELVATAAARTPQVRPQDAVALLARVREARQDLSDEQLDALPPQALSAGHDNAGDRTSVIPRSLTVPRPLPVNEDESAEGAVRHTSRLQAPPAPPRRTKRLVLTIVAAVLVVFGVGAGVWYINSGQFTKVPPLLSKTEAQARTRLDAAGLEIGQVKRAYNDTVQRGTVISTDPAPGSRIRENDSVTLTVSLGPETVNVPDVTGRTLAEARARLKADGLEPGMVTREFSADVAKGSVIATAPTAGTRRHAGSAIALTVSKGSPIDVPDVTGDDPADARQELTDAGLNVVVAPDRVNSEYDKGKVARQSPGDGSQAAEGDTVTLTLSKGPQMIEVPDVTGDSVADAHKALEGAGFKVSEDRGLLGLFGDTVKKQSVRGGDTAPKGSTITITIR is encoded by the coding sequence GTGGATACGACCCTTCAGGACCCCCTCGTCGGGCAGGTGCTCGACGGCCGCTATCGCGTCGACGGCCGGATAGCGGTCGGTGGGATGGCCACGGTCTACCGGGCCCTGGACATCCGGCTGGACCGCGTCCTCGCGCTGAAGGTGATGCACCCTACGCTCGCGGCCGACGGCACCTTCGTCGAGCGGTTCATCCGGGAGGCGAAGTCCGTCGCCCGGCTCGCCCACCCCAATGTCGTCCAGGTCTTCGACCAGGGCACCGACGGGTCGTACGTGTACCTGGCGATGGAGTACGTCGCCGGGTGCACCCTGCGCGACGTACTGCGCGAGCGGGGCGCCCTGCAGCCGCGGGCCGCGCTGGACATCCTGGAGCCGGTGCTGGCGGCGCTCGGCGCCGCGCACCGGGCCGGGTTCGTGCACCGGGACATGAAGCCCGAGAACGTGCTGATAGGCGACGACGGCCGGGTCAAGGTCGCCGACTTCGGGCTGGTGCGGTCCGTGGACACCGTGACCAGCACCACGGGTGCCGTGCTCGGGACGGTGTCGTATCTCGCGCCCGAGCAGATCGAGCAGGGCACCGCGGACCCGCGCGTCGACGTGTACGCGTGCGGTGTCGTGCTCTACGAGATGCTGACGGGCGGCAAGCCGCACTCCGGGGACTCCCCCGCCCAGGTGCTCTACAAGCACATACACGAGGACGTGCCGCCCCCGTCGGCCCTGGTGCCGGGGCTGCCGTACGCGCTGGACGAGCTGGTCGCGACCGCCGCCGCGCGCACCCCGCAGGTCCGTCCGCAGGACGCCGTGGCGCTGCTGGCCCGGGTGCGCGAGGCGCGCCAGGACCTGAGCGACGAGCAGCTGGACGCGCTGCCGCCGCAGGCGCTGTCCGCCGGGCACGACAACGCCGGTGACCGTACGAGCGTGATCCCGCGCTCGCTGACCGTGCCCCGGCCGCTGCCCGTGAACGAGGACGAGTCCGCCGAGGGCGCCGTCCGGCACACCAGCCGGCTCCAGGCCCCACCGGCGCCGCCACGCCGCACGAAGCGCCTGGTACTGACGATCGTCGCCGCCGTCCTGGTGGTGTTCGGGGTGGGCGCGGGTGTCTGGTACATCAACTCCGGGCAGTTCACGAAGGTCCCGCCGCTGCTGTCGAAGACCGAGGCGCAGGCGCGGACGCGGCTCGACGCGGCCGGGCTGGAGATCGGGCAGGTCAAGCGCGCGTACAACGACACCGTCCAGCGTGGCACGGTCATCTCCACCGACCCGGCGCCCGGATCCCGGATCCGGGAGAACGACTCGGTGACGCTGACCGTCTCGCTGGGCCCGGAGACGGTCAACGTCCCGGATGTGACGGGCCGGACGCTCGCCGAGGCGCGGGCGCGGCTGAAGGCCGACGGGCTGGAGCCGGGCATGGTCACCCGCGAGTTCAGCGCGGACGTCGCCAAGGGCTCCGTGATCGCCACGGCACCCACGGCGGGCACCAGGCGGCACGCGGGCTCGGCGATCGCGCTGACCGTCAGCAAGGGCAGCCCGATCGACGTTCCCGACGTCACCGGCGACGATCCGGCGGACGCCCGGCAGGAGCTGACGGACGCCGGGCTGAACGTGGTCGTCGCCCCCGACCGGGTCAACTCCGAGTACGACAAGGGCAAGGTGGCCCGGCAGAGCCCGGGCGACGGCAGCCAGGCCGCCGAGGGCGACACGGTGACGCTGACGCTGTCCAAGGGCCCGCAGATGATCGAGGTGCCCGACGTGACCGGCGACAGCGTGGCGGACGCCCACAAGGCGCTGGAGGGCGCCGGCTTCAAGGTGAGCGAGGACCGCGGGCTGCTCGGGCTGTTCGGCGACACCGTGAAGAAGCAGTCGGTCCGGGGCGGCGACACGGCCCCCAAGGGTTCGACGATCACGATCACCATCCGGTGA